The Daucus carota subsp. sativus chromosome 9, DH1 v3.0, whole genome shotgun sequence genome window below encodes:
- the LOC108202958 gene encoding dormancy-associated protein homolog 3 isoform X1, translated as MSLLDQLWDDTVAGPRPETGLGKLRKQSTFGSRSNTSGKELTEGSGRSGGENASVEAVKVTRSIMIVKPPSTSQGDQTGTPPASPAGSTPPVSPLSVNDFQGEGHFGFGEGLRRMRTRRQAAGLDQGALVLLMTCEM; from the exons ATGAGCTTACTTGACCAGCTCTGGGACGACACCGTCGCCGGACCCCGGCCGGAGACCGGCCTCGGCAAGCTCCGGAAACAATCGACGTTTGGGTCCCGCTCAAATACCTCCGGCAAGG AGTTGACGGAAGGAAGCGGGAGATCAGGCGGCGAAAATGCGAGCGTAGAAGCGGTGAAAGTGACGAGGAGTATAATGATTGTGAAGCCGCCGAGTACAAGTCAAGGAGATCAAACCGGGACCCCACCAGCATCGCCGGCGGGATCCACACCTCCGGTGTCTCCACTTTCCG TGAATGATTTTCAGGGGGAGGGGCATTTCGGTTTCGGAGAAGGTCTACGTCGGATGCGTACGAGAAGACAAGCGGCGGGGCTGGATCAAGGAGCCCTCGTCCTCCTCATGACATGTGAGATGTGA
- the LOC108202958 gene encoding dormancy-associated protein homolog 3 isoform X2, translated as MSLLDQLWDDTVAGPRPETGLGKLRKQSTFGSRSNTSGKELTEGSGRSGGENASVEAVKVTRSIMIVKPPSTSQGDQTGTPPASPAGSTPPVSPLSGGGAFRFRRRSTSDAYEKTSGGAGSRSPRPPHDM; from the exons ATGAGCTTACTTGACCAGCTCTGGGACGACACCGTCGCCGGACCCCGGCCGGAGACCGGCCTCGGCAAGCTCCGGAAACAATCGACGTTTGGGTCCCGCTCAAATACCTCCGGCAAGG AGTTGACGGAAGGAAGCGGGAGATCAGGCGGCGAAAATGCGAGCGTAGAAGCGGTGAAAGTGACGAGGAGTATAATGATTGTGAAGCCGCCGAGTACAAGTCAAGGAGATCAAACCGGGACCCCACCAGCATCGCCGGCGGGATCCACACCTCCGGTGTCTCCACTTTCCG GGGGAGGGGCATTTCGGTTTCGGAGAAGGTCTACGTCGGATGCGTACGAGAAGACAAGCGGCGGGGCTGGATCAAGGAGCCCTCGTCCTCCTCATGACATGTGA